From Bordetella flabilis, the proteins below share one genomic window:
- the cpaB gene encoding Flp pilus assembly protein CpaB, translated as MAVVTIVAGLLAAWAARQHIQGRIEQLEAESRVPTVSRLVAAYDLAPGGRLDEEHVAVREIPREWVASDTLAPEDFAAYMDHVLAHPVRRGDPILRAHLAKERAASLSSRVPAGRRAITIPVDDINSLSGMLQPGDLLDLYVSFEHARRHVTAPLLQGVLVLATGRDGDNEEGPAPSFSTITLDAGPEDAVKLVAARQAGRITAILRHHRDAATAATAARGDLASLLGIDVSHGAPPARIPVLYGDRLADDAAGQHDPDDTDGVAAGLFRAEVPAELVSAGRLPPGSGRATDQRAPALR; from the coding sequence ATGGCGGTCGTTACGATCGTGGCCGGTCTGCTCGCTGCATGGGCGGCACGGCAACACATCCAGGGCCGTATCGAACAACTGGAAGCCGAGTCCCGTGTGCCGACGGTGAGTCGGCTGGTCGCGGCCTATGACCTGGCACCAGGAGGCCGCCTGGACGAGGAGCATGTCGCCGTCCGGGAAATCCCGCGTGAATGGGTCGCCAGCGATACGCTGGCGCCTGAAGATTTCGCAGCGTACATGGACCATGTATTGGCGCATCCCGTACGGCGAGGCGATCCCATCCTGCGGGCCCATCTGGCCAAGGAACGTGCGGCCTCGCTGTCGTCCCGTGTGCCGGCCGGCCGTCGCGCCATCACGATTCCCGTGGACGACATCAATTCCCTGTCCGGCATGTTGCAGCCCGGCGATCTGCTCGATCTCTACGTCTCGTTCGAGCATGCGCGCCGCCACGTCACGGCACCGTTGCTACAGGGTGTGCTGGTCCTGGCGACCGGACGAGATGGCGACAACGAAGAAGGCCCGGCGCCGTCCTTCTCGACGATTACCCTGGACGCCGGGCCCGAGGATGCCGTCAAGCTGGTTGCAGCCAGGCAGGCTGGGCGCATTACGGCCATACTGCGACACCATCGCGATGCGGCAACGGCCGCCACGGCGGCACGCGGCGACCTGGCGAGCCTGCTCGGCATCGATGTCAGCCATGGCGCACCGCCGGCTCGCATTCCCGTACTGTATGGCGATCGCCTTGCCGATGACGCGGCAGGCCAGCACGATCCCGATGACACCGACGGCGTCGCGGCCGGTCTGTTCCGGGCGGAGGTGCCCGCCGAACTCGTCAGCGCCGGACGCCTGCCGCCGGGATCGGGGCGCGCGACTGACCAGCGCGCGCCGGCGCTGCGGTGA
- a CDS encoding type II and III secretion system protein family protein, with product MSSTFSASVPAAPAGVALLELQVGETRVLTHPGVTRVAVGNGAVVHAVAADSAEVIIFARAEGESSLHVWAGKKRIAYTVRVAPAQSRRMRAEVDALLARIPGARGERIGNQIVIEGHDLSDADRSRIAALAERYPQVLDFTGKVGWDRMVLLDVQVVELPRSRLTELGVRWDAATQGGLTAGWALDAATSGRLTERPGESPLAVPLRAAPGVGYAGMNMLLSSRLNLLAQTGEAVVLAQPQLLARSGSTAEFLAGGEVPYATVDKDGNASTLFKPYGVSLRITPTIAASGTVRSRIEVEASNVDASVTGNGGPALKTRRASTEFNVRSGHTLVIGGFLSRERSTEDSGLPGLRHIPLLGALFGSRRHQVKETELAIFVTPIVVSENHAAMREPAVKARMHVERAFPEQPRMLMSTPGGVQRGWDPYLGTGSQWASSDPSQGANQYDFKD from the coding sequence TTGAGCAGTACCTTTTCAGCCTCCGTTCCTGCCGCGCCTGCCGGCGTCGCCCTGCTGGAGCTGCAGGTCGGCGAAACTCGCGTGTTGACTCATCCCGGCGTGACCCGTGTCGCCGTCGGCAACGGCGCCGTCGTGCATGCCGTCGCAGCCGATTCCGCCGAAGTCATTATCTTTGCGCGCGCGGAAGGCGAGTCTTCCCTGCACGTATGGGCGGGGAAGAAGCGTATCGCCTACACCGTGCGCGTAGCGCCGGCCCAGTCACGACGCATGCGTGCGGAAGTGGACGCGCTGCTGGCGCGCATACCGGGGGCGCGCGGCGAAAGGATAGGCAACCAGATCGTCATCGAAGGCCATGATCTCTCGGATGCGGACCGCAGCCGTATCGCGGCCCTGGCGGAGCGCTATCCCCAGGTCCTGGATTTCACCGGCAAGGTGGGATGGGACCGCATGGTCCTGCTCGATGTCCAGGTCGTGGAGTTGCCGCGCTCACGCCTGACGGAATTGGGAGTGCGCTGGGATGCCGCCACGCAGGGTGGGCTGACGGCCGGCTGGGCCCTGGACGCCGCCACCTCGGGCCGGCTGACCGAGCGACCGGGGGAATCTCCCTTGGCCGTGCCGCTGCGCGCCGCGCCGGGTGTCGGCTACGCGGGCATGAACATGCTGCTGTCATCCCGTTTGAACCTGCTTGCCCAAACGGGTGAGGCCGTCGTGCTGGCGCAGCCCCAGCTGTTGGCGCGCAGCGGTTCAACGGCGGAATTTCTTGCCGGCGGCGAGGTGCCGTACGCTACCGTTGACAAGGACGGCAATGCCTCCACGCTGTTCAAGCCCTATGGTGTCTCCCTGCGCATCACGCCGACGATTGCCGCCAGTGGCACGGTTCGATCACGCATCGAAGTGGAAGCCAGCAACGTGGATGCATCGGTGACCGGCAATGGGGGCCCGGCGCTGAAGACGCGGCGCGCGTCTACGGAGTTCAACGTCCGGTCCGGCCATACGCTTGTGATAGGCGGCTTCCTGTCCCGGGAGCGAAGCACGGAGGACAGCGGCTTGCCGGGATTGCGGCATATCCCACTGCTGGGCGCCTTGTTCGGATCTCGGCGGCACCAGGTCAAGGAAACCGAGCTGGCGATCTTCGTCACGCCCATCGTGGTTTCCGAAAATCATGCCGCCATGCGGGAACCCGCGGTGAAGGCGCGCATGCATGTGGAGCGCGCCTTTCCGGAGCAGCCGCGCATGCTGATGTCCACGCCCGGAGGCGTGCAACGCGGCTGGGATCCTTACCTCGGCACGGGGTCGCAGTGGGCGTCGTCGGACCCGTCCCAAGGTGCCAACCAATATGATTTCAAGGATTGA